In a genomic window of Octadecabacter temperatus:
- the hisG gene encoding ATP phosphoribosyltransferase, whose translation MTLKLGVPSKGRLMEKTFDWFAARGVTLRKSGSDREYAGAVDGIDGIELVLLSAGEVPRELDKGNIHLGVTGSDLVREKLSGWDQRVVEIAKMGFGGADLIIAVPQAWIDVDNLDDLDAVAAAFRANHGFRLRIATKYHRLVREFLRENGVADYQLVDSQGATEGTIRNETAEAVADITSTGETLRANGLKILSDGPIHASQATLFRGRRSNWTKEQRETLKALNAKLER comes from the coding sequence ATGACCCTCAAGCTCGGTGTGCCGTCCAAGGGGCGGCTGATGGAGAAAACATTCGATTGGTTCGCGGCACGCGGTGTGACGCTGCGCAAATCCGGTTCTGATCGTGAATACGCAGGCGCTGTGGACGGCATTGATGGCATCGAATTGGTGCTTTTGTCCGCCGGTGAAGTCCCGCGCGAATTGGACAAGGGGAACATTCACCTTGGGGTGACCGGTTCTGACCTTGTGCGCGAAAAGCTTAGCGGGTGGGATCAGCGTGTTGTCGAAATTGCCAAGATGGGTTTTGGCGGTGCAGATTTGATTATTGCGGTGCCGCAAGCCTGGATTGATGTCGATAACTTGGACGATCTGGATGCAGTCGCTGCCGCGTTTCGCGCCAATCACGGGTTCCGCCTGCGCATTGCCACCAAATACCACCGCCTTGTGCGGGAATTCCTACGTGAAAATGGCGTGGCGGACTACCAGCTCGTCGATAGCCAAGGCGCGACAGAAGGCACAATCCGCAACGAAACCGCCGAGGCCGTCGCTGACATCACGTCAACAGGTGAAACCCTGCGCGCAAACGGGCTGAAAATACTGAGCGATGGTCCCATCCACGCCAGCCAAGCCACGTTGTTTCGGGGCCGTCGCAGCAATTGGACCAAAGAGCAGCGTGAAACGCTCAAGGCCCTCAACGCGAAATTAGAGCGTTAG
- a CDS encoding SlyX family protein, which produces MSDQTNLEEQLAHLSRTVDDLSDIVARQEGEISKLTHRVQMLMEREAGREADAGGSAMMADQRPPHY; this is translated from the coding sequence ATGAGTGACCAAACAAACCTTGAAGAACAGCTCGCGCATCTGAGCCGCACCGTGGATGATTTGTCAGATATTGTGGCACGCCAAGAAGGTGAGATCAGCAAACTGACCCACCGCGTACAGATGTTGATGGAGCGCGAAGCAGGCCGTGAAGCCGATGCAGGCGGATCAGCGATGATGGCAGACCAACGTCCGCCACACTACTAG
- the dnaE gene encoding DNA polymerase III subunit alpha, translating to MADPRFIHLRTHTEYSLLEGAVPVKTLSGLAAKAGMPAVAVTDTNNLFCALEFSEYAAKAGVQPIIGCQIDFGMGTDEPGRRPEPPAPLVFLAQNEAGYLNLMKLNSCAYLDANGELPQVSLDDLAKHSEGLICLSGGPDGPIGRLLRAGQRPAAEALMTKLAATFPDRLYVELQRHPVDGGLPEAEQLSEQGHVEMAYAMDLPLVATNDVYFPKAAIYEAHDALICIADGAYVDQNEPRRRLTPQHYFKSQEEMVTLFADLPEAVANTVEIAKRCGFKVYKRDPILPKFADDEVAELRRQAEAGLKDRLAIIPHAADVAEYEKRLDFELGIIEGMGFPGYFLIVADFIKWSKDNNIPVGPGRGSGAGSLVAYALLITDLDPLRYSLLFERFLNPERVSMPDFDIDFCMDRREEVIRYVQEKYGRDKVGQIITFGALLSKAAVRDVGRVLQLPYGQVDKLSKMIPVEGVKPVSIVKALADEPRLREAANNEEVVDRLLTYGQQLEGLLRNASTHAAGVVIGDRSLDELVPLYQDPRSDMPATQFNMKWVEQAGLVKFDFLGLKTLTVIQNAIDLIRKSGRDIHTAADGTELYVPAEGAVNEINAIPLDDEASYKLYAAAKTVAVFQVESSGMMDALRRMKPDCIEDIIALVALYRPGPMENIPKFCEVKNDISDRDTLHPSIDHILDETQGIIVYQEQVMQIAQEMAGYSLGGADLLRRAMGKKLQEAMDAEKPKFISGAAENGVDKKKAQEVWDLLDKFANYGFNKSHAAAYAVVSYQTAWLKANHPVEFMAGVMNCDIHLTDKLAVYFQEVKKGLELPWKPPCVNTSLATFDVQDGALVYGLGGLKNVGADAMGLIVDARLAEGAKAFSTLFDLARRVDLKRVGKRPLEMLARAGAFDVLDPNRRKVLGGLDALVGYSAAIHDQKNSNQVSLFGEAGDDLPEPRLPACEDWLPAERLAEEFKAVGFYLSGHPLDDYLAPLKRKGVLTLDEVTAKAERGAHVAKMAGTVAGRQERKSARGNRFAFVQLSDPTGQYEVTMFSDALEASRDFLETGAQVVLSVEATMESEQLKLLGRSVSPIDLAVADAGSTGLRVFLGDIAAIPTVDEILQNAIRDKVKGGRGPITFTIDDAELGEIDVELGAEFPVNPQIKGALRSLSGVIEVQEI from the coding sequence ATGGCTGATCCACGATTCATACACCTGCGCACGCATACAGAATACTCACTTCTTGAGGGGGCGGTTCCTGTAAAAACCCTGAGTGGGCTTGCAGCAAAGGCTGGGATGCCTGCGGTGGCCGTTACGGACACCAACAACCTGTTTTGTGCACTGGAATTTTCCGAATATGCGGCGAAGGCTGGAGTTCAGCCAATCATTGGGTGTCAGATTGATTTTGGAATGGGCACGGATGAACCCGGTCGTCGCCCTGAGCCGCCCGCACCGCTGGTTTTTCTGGCGCAGAATGAGGCGGGTTACCTGAACCTCATGAAGCTAAACTCATGTGCGTACTTGGATGCGAACGGGGAGCTGCCGCAAGTTTCACTCGATGATTTGGCGAAACATTCCGAGGGTTTGATTTGTCTGTCTGGTGGGCCGGACGGACCTATCGGGCGGCTATTGCGCGCTGGGCAACGCCCCGCTGCCGAGGCTTTGATGACCAAACTGGCCGCGACTTTCCCAGATCGTTTGTATGTGGAACTGCAGCGCCACCCCGTTGATGGCGGCCTGCCTGAGGCTGAACAATTGTCGGAGCAAGGCCATGTCGAAATGGCCTACGCGATGGATTTGCCGTTGGTTGCGACCAACGATGTCTATTTCCCAAAGGCCGCAATCTACGAAGCGCATGATGCGTTGATCTGTATCGCAGACGGTGCCTATGTCGACCAAAACGAGCCCCGCCGCCGCTTGACGCCGCAGCACTACTTCAAGTCGCAAGAAGAAATGGTCACGCTGTTTGCGGACCTTCCAGAAGCCGTCGCCAATACCGTTGAAATCGCCAAACGTTGCGGTTTCAAAGTTTACAAACGCGATCCAATTTTGCCCAAATTTGCCGATGACGAGGTCGCAGAACTGCGCCGTCAGGCCGAAGCGGGACTAAAGGACCGTCTGGCGATTATCCCCCATGCGGCCGACGTTGCTGAGTACGAGAAGCGCCTCGATTTTGAACTCGGCATCATTGAGGGCATGGGGTTCCCCGGCTACTTCTTGATCGTTGCGGACTTCATTAAATGGTCCAAGGATAACAACATCCCAGTCGGTCCGGGCCGTGGGTCTGGTGCGGGGTCTTTGGTGGCCTATGCGCTGCTGATCACCGATCTTGATCCTTTGCGGTATTCCTTGCTGTTTGAGCGGTTCTTGAACCCCGAACGTGTGTCCATGCCCGATTTCGATATCGATTTTTGCATGGATCGCCGCGAAGAGGTCATTCGCTACGTTCAGGAAAAATATGGCCGCGATAAGGTAGGCCAGATCATCACCTTTGGTGCGCTATTGTCCAAAGCCGCCGTACGCGATGTTGGGCGTGTTTTGCAGCTGCCGTACGGGCAGGTCGATAAACTGTCCAAGATGATCCCCGTGGAAGGCGTCAAACCTGTCAGCATTGTTAAGGCGCTGGCGGATGAGCCGCGCCTGCGCGAAGCGGCGAACAATGAAGAAGTTGTCGACCGCTTGCTGACCTATGGGCAGCAGTTAGAAGGCTTGCTGCGCAACGCATCGACCCACGCGGCGGGTGTTGTGATTGGCGACCGTTCGCTCGATGAACTTGTGCCGCTCTATCAAGATCCGCGTTCTGATATGCCCGCGACCCAGTTCAACATGAAATGGGTTGAGCAAGCAGGCCTCGTTAAGTTTGATTTCTTGGGTCTGAAAACGCTGACAGTGATCCAGAACGCGATTGACCTGATCCGCAAGTCGGGCCGCGATATTCATACGGCCGCAGATGGAACAGAACTATATGTGCCCGCCGAAGGTGCAGTGAATGAAATCAACGCGATTCCGCTGGACGATGAAGCGAGCTATAAGCTTTACGCCGCCGCCAAAACCGTGGCCGTGTTTCAGGTGGAATCCAGCGGTATGATGGATGCGCTGAGGCGCATGAAACCGGATTGTATCGAGGACATTATCGCGCTGGTGGCATTGTATCGCCCCGGCCCGATGGAGAACATTCCGAAGTTCTGTGAAGTGAAGAACGACATTTCGGATCGCGACACGCTGCATCCGTCCATCGACCACATTCTCGACGAAACCCAAGGCATCATCGTTTACCAAGAACAGGTTATGCAGATCGCCCAAGAAATGGCGGGCTACTCGCTTGGTGGCGCTGACTTGTTGCGCCGCGCGATGGGTAAAAAGCTGCAAGAGGCGATGGACGCCGAGAAGCCGAAGTTCATTTCCGGTGCCGCTGAAAACGGTGTCGATAAGAAGAAAGCGCAGGAAGTCTGGGACCTGCTGGATAAGTTCGCAAACTACGGTTTCAACAAATCCCACGCGGCGGCCTATGCGGTGGTCAGCTACCAAACCGCGTGGCTAAAGGCGAACCATCCGGTTGAATTCATGGCCGGCGTGATGAACTGCGATATCCACCTGACGGACAAACTGGCAGTGTATTTCCAAGAAGTGAAGAAGGGGCTTGAGCTGCCTTGGAAGCCACCTTGCGTGAACACATCGCTCGCCACGTTTGACGTGCAAGATGGCGCGTTGGTCTATGGCCTTGGTGGTCTGAAAAATGTCGGCGCGGATGCGATGGGCCTTATCGTGGATGCGCGATTGGCAGAGGGTGCGAAGGCGTTCTCGACGCTGTTTGATCTTGCCCGCCGCGTTGATCTGAAACGTGTCGGTAAACGCCCACTTGAAATGTTGGCCCGCGCGGGTGCGTTTGATGTACTGGATCCGAACCGCCGCAAAGTGCTGGGTGGGTTGGATGCGCTGGTTGGGTATTCCGCGGCGATCCATGACCAGAAGAATTCCAATCAGGTGTCGTTGTTTGGTGAAGCTGGCGATGATCTGCCAGAACCGCGCTTGCCTGCGTGCGAGGACTGGTTGCCTGCTGAACGGCTTGCCGAAGAATTCAAAGCGGTTGGGTTCTACCTGTCCGGCCACCCGCTGGATGACTACCTTGCGCCGCTAAAACGCAAAGGCGTGCTGACCCTTGATGAGGTGACAGCCAAGGCTGAACGCGGAGCGCACGTCGCTAAAATGGCGGGCACAGTGGCGGGGCGTCAGGAACGCAAATCCGCACGCGGCAATCGTTTCGCGTTTGTTCAGCTTTCTGATCCAACGGGTCAGTACGAGGTCACGATGTTCAGTGATGCGCTAGAAGCCTCGCGCGATTTTCTGGAAACGGGTGCGCAAGTTGTCCTAAGCGTCGAAGCCACGATGGAAAGCGAACAACTGAAACTCCTCGGGCGGTCGGTGTCGCCGATTGATTTGGCAGTGGCTGATGCTGGCTCAACCGGTTTGCGGGTGTTCCTTGGGGATATCGCGGCAATCCCGACAGTCGATGAAATCCTGCAAAACGCGATCCGCGACAAGGTTAAGGGTGGGCGTGGGCCGATCACATTTACCATTGATGATGCCGAACTGGGCGAGATTGACGTGGAACTTGGCGCTGAATTCCCTGTGAACCCGCAGATCAAAGGTGCGTTACGCAGCCTTAGCGGTGTCATCGAAGTGCAAGAAATCTAA
- a CDS encoding porin, which yields MKTLFIGTAIAMTAVTSAAAQELSYGRLIADFEMLSTPGGDVNASILGAEAGVRVQDFDFWINGTQVTISPDGVPVNLTADVSTIGAGYTFSGNYRVDVSSSNLGFGIGGTGLSIGLDEIGVAYDNGTFFGRLSFADINQPVPGVDGLLGLHVGYQFNDYADVSMSVHALDETSGTVDPLIILGGEYDTGQWGVKAEYASISLGGTDLSLISLAGNYQINDQWGVRGAYSTADIAGTDADLIRLGGTYNVNDKYTLYAGLSRVDLGGFEVDGFNIGMTMDFGDKPASYETTADRLLGVIETAGAFDY from the coding sequence ATGAAAACCCTGTTTATAGGTACCGCTATTGCTATGACTGCCGTTACAAGCGCAGCGGCACAAGAACTCAGCTACGGTCGCCTTATCGCCGACTTTGAAATGTTGTCGACACCTGGTGGTGATGTAAATGCATCCATACTTGGCGCAGAAGCTGGTGTGCGTGTTCAGGACTTCGATTTCTGGATCAATGGTACACAGGTAACAATCTCACCTGATGGTGTCCCAGTTAACCTGACTGCAGATGTATCTACGATTGGCGCCGGATACACGTTCTCTGGCAACTACCGCGTAGACGTTTCGTCATCTAACCTCGGATTTGGAATTGGCGGAACTGGCCTTAGTATCGGTTTGGATGAAATCGGTGTCGCTTATGACAACGGCACTTTCTTTGGCCGTTTGAGCTTTGCTGACATCAACCAACCTGTGCCGGGTGTCGATGGGCTTCTTGGCCTACACGTTGGCTATCAGTTCAATGACTATGCGGATGTGTCCATGTCTGTGCACGCTCTTGACGAAACCTCAGGCACAGTTGATCCGCTCATCATTCTTGGCGGCGAATACGATACGGGCCAGTGGGGCGTAAAGGCTGAATATGCTTCGATTAGTTTGGGTGGAACAGATCTGTCTTTGATCAGCTTGGCCGGTAATTACCAGATCAACGATCAATGGGGTGTTCGCGGTGCGTACTCAACGGCTGACATTGCCGGAACAGACGCCGATTTGATCCGCTTGGGCGGTACTTACAACGTGAATGACAAATACACATTGTATGCTGGTCTTTCGCGCGTTGATCTTGGTGGTTTTGAGGTCGATGGCTTTAACATCGGCATGACCATGGACTTTGGCGACAAGCCTGCATCATACGAAACCACTGCAGATCGCTTGCTTGGTGTCATAGAAACAGCTGGTGCCTTCGACTACTAA
- a CDS encoding ATP phosphoribosyltransferase regulatory subunit, whose product MSKFHAQANWDRARRYQATIAAKGAVITDADYLQSAETLLDLYGEDIRARAFTTQDPLRGEQMLRPDFTVPIVQQHMAFGAEPARYTYMGKVFRKQEVDEARPSEFVQVGFEVFDGSDVAAADAEVFATFAEILADVPVSPVTGDIGILRAAVTGLKTTEHRRAALLRHLWRPRRFKALLDRFGGVTPVPAARAALLADADPLAKLPAVLGLRSESEIALRIEALRDDAAAEPISHMERDLLDALLKVRETAPNALALLGDIAVDLPSISTAVDGFSARLDALSKHGINVEELPFEASYGRTSMEYYDGFVFGFSAAPNLNIPPVATGGRYDALTTVLGAGKGVPAVGGVIRPDLVAIAEAVQ is encoded by the coding sequence ATGAGCAAATTTCACGCTCAAGCCAATTGGGATCGCGCGCGGCGCTATCAAGCAACCATTGCTGCTAAGGGTGCTGTGATTACGGATGCAGATTACCTGCAGTCGGCGGAAACGCTGCTGGACCTATACGGCGAAGACATCCGCGCCCGTGCATTCACCACGCAGGACCCTCTGCGCGGCGAGCAAATGTTGCGCCCCGATTTCACGGTGCCAATCGTACAACAACACATGGCTTTCGGCGCAGAACCCGCGCGTTATACCTACATGGGCAAAGTATTCCGTAAGCAGGAAGTCGACGAGGCCCGCCCATCCGAGTTTGTGCAAGTCGGGTTTGAGGTCTTTGACGGTAGTGATGTCGCTGCCGCTGACGCGGAAGTCTTCGCAACCTTCGCTGAAATCCTCGCGGACGTGCCCGTTTCGCCCGTTACGGGTGACATCGGTATCCTTCGTGCGGCTGTTACGGGCCTCAAAACCACTGAACACCGCCGCGCAGCACTTTTGCGCCACCTCTGGCGTCCGCGCCGCTTTAAGGCGTTGCTGGACAGGTTTGGGGGCGTAACTCCGGTTCCTGCCGCGCGCGCCGCATTGCTTGCCGATGCTGATCCGTTGGCGAAGTTGCCAGCGGTTCTAGGTTTGCGCTCGGAGTCCGAGATTGCCCTGCGGATTGAGGCCTTGCGCGACGATGCCGCTGCGGAACCGATTTCTCACATGGAACGTGATCTGCTGGATGCGCTGTTGAAGGTACGCGAAACCGCACCCAATGCGCTGGCCCTACTTGGCGATATTGCGGTCGATCTTCCGTCTATCTCAACGGCTGTTGATGGGTTCTCTGCACGGTTGGACGCGCTGTCCAAACACGGGATCAATGTAGAAGAGCTCCCGTTTGAGGCGTCCTACGGTCGCACATCGATGGAATACTATGATGGTTTCGTTTTTGGTTTCTCGGCGGCTCCAAACCTGAACATTCCACCCGTCGCGACGGGTGGGCGTTATGACGCGCTGACGACTGTGCTGGGTGCTGGAAAAGGTGTTCCTGCTGTGGGCGGTGTGATCCGGCCAGATCTCGTCGCAATCGCGGAGGCTGTACAATGA
- the hisS gene encoding histidine--tRNA ligase, with amino-acid sequence MAKQKKPQRPKAQTPKGFRDYFGAEVAQRTDMLRTIAGVYHRYGFEALESAAVETVEALGKFLPDVDRPNEGVFAWQEEDENDNGDWLALRYDLTAPLARVFAQHRNDLPTPYRRYAMGPVWRNEKPGPGRFRQFYQCDADTVGSGNVAADAEICAMLADTLEAVGIDRGDYVVRINNRKVLNGVLEVMGLSDDDQKANVLRTIDKFDKVGESGVRELLGKGRLDASGAYIDGVGLSDEQAEPVVAFLTSKSDTTEGTLANLRAAIGDSEVGAKGVDELQTMADLLAAGGYGPDRIVIDPSVVRGLGYYTGPVFEAELTFEIKDEKGRPRSFGSVAGGGRYDDLVKRFTGQEVPATGVSIGVDRLLAALHMKGRLNTDTTGPVVVTVMDRDRMADYQGIVSELRNAGIRAEVYLGNPKSFGNQLKYADQRNSPIAIIQGGDELEAGTLQVKDLILGAKIAETASQEEWSERPQQFEIPRADLVSRIKTLLDEQAK; translated from the coding sequence ATGGCCAAGCAGAAAAAACCCCAACGACCCAAGGCGCAGACCCCTAAAGGGTTTCGCGATTATTTCGGCGCAGAAGTGGCGCAGCGTACAGACATGTTGCGCACGATTGCTGGGGTTTATCATCGCTACGGGTTCGAAGCGCTTGAATCTGCGGCTGTTGAAACCGTCGAAGCGTTGGGCAAATTTCTTCCTGACGTGGACCGCCCGAATGAGGGTGTCTTTGCGTGGCAAGAAGAAGACGAAAACGACAACGGCGATTGGCTGGCGCTTCGCTATGACCTGACTGCGCCGCTTGCTCGTGTTTTCGCACAGCACCGAAATGATTTGCCGACACCCTATCGCCGCTATGCAATGGGTCCGGTTTGGCGCAATGAAAAGCCCGGTCCGGGTCGTTTCCGCCAATTTTATCAGTGTGATGCGGATACGGTTGGGTCTGGCAATGTTGCCGCTGATGCCGAGATTTGCGCGATGCTGGCTGATACTTTGGAAGCCGTGGGAATTGATCGCGGCGATTACGTCGTGCGCATCAACAACCGTAAGGTTTTGAACGGTGTGCTTGAGGTCATGGGCCTGTCTGATGATGACCAGAAGGCAAACGTCCTGCGTACCATCGACAAGTTCGACAAAGTTGGCGAAAGCGGCGTACGTGAATTGCTCGGCAAGGGGCGCTTGGATGCCTCTGGCGCCTACATTGACGGCGTGGGCTTGTCGGATGAGCAAGCCGAACCTGTTGTCGCATTTCTGACATCCAAGTCTGACACAACTGAGGGCACATTGGCGAACCTGCGGGCCGCGATTGGTGACAGTGAAGTTGGCGCAAAGGGCGTGGATGAATTGCAGACAATGGCAGACCTTTTGGCGGCTGGTGGCTATGGCCCTGACCGCATCGTGATCGACCCAAGCGTTGTGCGTGGCCTTGGCTATTACACTGGCCCAGTTTTTGAAGCCGAACTGACGTTTGAAATCAAAGACGAAAAGGGTCGCCCGCGGTCCTTTGGTTCCGTTGCTGGCGGTGGTCGCTACGACGATCTCGTGAAACGCTTCACAGGCCAAGAGGTCCCTGCGACAGGCGTGTCTATTGGCGTCGATCGCTTGCTTGCAGCGCTGCACATGAAGGGCCGCTTGAACACGGACACGACGGGTCCTGTTGTGGTCACGGTTATGGATCGTGATCGCATGGCGGATTATCAGGGCATCGTGTCCGAGCTGCGTAATGCAGGCATCCGTGCAGAGGTTTACCTTGGCAATCCAAAAAGCTTCGGCAACCAGTTGAAATATGCAGACCAACGCAACTCACCAATCGCGATCATCCAAGGCGGTGACGAGCTGGAAGCAGGCACATTGCAGGTCAAAGACCTGATCCTTGGCGCGAAGATCGCCGAGACTGCATCGCAGGAAGAATGGAGCGAACGCCCACAACAGTTTGAAATTCCGCGTGCCGATCTGGTGAGCCGGATCAAAACGCTTTTAGACGAGCAAGCAAAGTGA